A genomic window from Terriglobia bacterium includes:
- the aroC gene encoding chorismate synthase, with the protein MLRFYTAGESHGQALLAWISGLPASLPVDVAFVNHELHRRQLGFGRGGRQKIEKDRAEIFAGVHHGRTIGAPIALRIENRDWANWEKALPVEGPGDPAAERRLTAPRPGHADLAGGLKFDLHDARYILERASARETAARVAAGALAKLLLREFGIELASHVVAVGHVRLERPATWEEVKAVCGDLDSPLRCVDGETQERMKAEVDQSLRKGDTVGGVFEVIAHNVVPGLGSHAQWDEKLDGLLAQAMMSLQSVKGVEIGAGITAAGSYGSEVQDEIGYDAGARRFRRPSNRAGGLEGGISNGEDVVVRGYIKPISTLRRPLETADLVTKEPVKAAYERSDICVVPAAGVAGEAMVALVLAGAFLQKFGGDSLAETRRNFEGYGRQLDNY; encoded by the coding sequence ATGCTGCGTTTCTATACCGCCGGTGAATCGCACGGCCAGGCGCTGCTAGCCTGGATCTCCGGGCTGCCCGCTTCCCTGCCCGTGGATGTGGCCTTCGTGAACCACGAATTGCACCGCCGGCAGCTGGGCTTCGGGCGCGGCGGGCGCCAGAAGATCGAGAAGGACCGCGCGGAGATTTTTGCGGGGGTGCACCACGGGCGCACCATCGGGGCGCCCATCGCGCTGCGCATCGAAAACCGCGACTGGGCCAACTGGGAAAAAGCGCTGCCCGTGGAAGGGCCGGGAGATCCGGCGGCGGAACGCCGGCTTACCGCGCCGCGCCCCGGCCACGCGGACCTTGCCGGCGGGTTGAAATTCGACCTGCACGATGCGCGCTACATCCTGGAGCGCGCGTCGGCTCGGGAAACCGCGGCGCGGGTGGCCGCGGGAGCGCTGGCCAAGCTGCTGCTGCGGGAATTCGGGATCGAGCTGGCCAGCCACGTCGTCGCCGTGGGGCATGTGCGGCTGGAGCGTCCGGCCACGTGGGAAGAAGTGAAAGCCGTTTGCGGGGATCTGGATTCCCCGCTGCGCTGCGTGGACGGAGAAACGCAGGAGCGCATGAAGGCGGAAGTGGACCAGTCGCTGCGCAAGGGCGACACGGTGGGCGGGGTCTTCGAAGTGATCGCGCACAACGTGGTGCCCGGCCTGGGGAGCCACGCGCAGTGGGATGAAAAACTCGACGGGCTGCTGGCGCAGGCGATGATGTCGCTGCAATCGGTGAAGGGCGTGGAGATCGGCGCGGGAATCACCGCGGCCGGGAGCTACGGCTCGGAGGTGCAGGATGAGATCGGCTACGACGCAGGGGCGCGGCGCTTCCGCCGGCCGAGCAATCGCGCCGGGGGACTGGAAGGCGGGATCAGCAACGGCGAGGACGTGGTGGTGCGCGGGTACATCAAGCCGATCTCCACGCTGCGGCGCCCGCTGGAGACGGCCGATCTGGTGACCAAGGAGCCCGTGAAAGCCGCCTACGAGCGCTCCGACATCTGCGTGGTGCCGGCGGCGGGAGTGGCCGGGGAAGCCATGGTCGCTCTTGTGCTGGCGGGCGCTTTTCTGCAAAAATTTGGAGGAGATTCGCTGGCGGAGACGCGGCGTAATTTTGAGGGCTATGGCCGACAACTCGACAACTACTGA
- the def gene encoding peptide deformylase, which produces MADNSTTTERTAGGEKPRTIYAIVKYGDPILETPTAPVTSFDAQFAELCEDMFATMYAAQGVGLAAPQIGRSLRVAVVDVTSGKNPEARIVLANPEIIHGEGEKREEEGCLSIPGFRGYVMRPQFVTVRAQNTKGESFELRGEDLLARAFCHEIDHLHGILFLKHLSMLKRDLIKRKIKKLRKQGEW; this is translated from the coding sequence ATGGCCGACAACTCGACAACTACTGAACGCACCGCAGGCGGGGAAAAGCCGCGCACGATCTATGCGATCGTGAAATACGGCGACCCGATTCTGGAAACGCCGACGGCGCCGGTGACCAGCTTCGACGCCCAGTTCGCGGAACTGTGCGAGGACATGTTCGCTACGATGTATGCGGCGCAGGGCGTAGGTCTGGCCGCTCCCCAGATCGGGCGGAGCCTGCGCGTGGCCGTGGTGGACGTGACCAGCGGGAAGAATCCGGAAGCGCGCATCGTGCTGGCCAACCCGGAGATCATTCATGGGGAGGGCGAGAAGCGCGAGGAAGAAGGATGCCTTTCCATTCCCGGCTTCCGGGGCTACGTGATGCGGCCGCAATTCGTCACCGTGCGCGCGCAGAACACCAAGGGCGAATCGTTCGAGCTGCGCGGGGAGGACCTGCTGGCGCGGGCCTTCTGCCATGAGATCGATCACTTGCACGGCATCCTGTTTCTGAAGCACCTCAGCATGCTCAAGCGCGACCTGATCAAGCGCAAAATCAAGAAGCTCCGCAAACAAGGCGAGTGGTGA
- the fmt gene encoding methionyl-tRNA formyltransferase — translation MRIVFCGTPDFAVPTLQHLLASKEFQIAAVLSQPDRPRGRGQEISAPAVKQAALAAGIPVHQPAKIRSEDALALLKRLAPDAVVIIAYGQIIPAALLAIPRLGWINLHASLLPKYRGAAPINWAIVNGETRTGLTTMRIDAGMDTGEILLQQTLEIGAEETAPELAARMAQAGAPLMAETLRGLRDARITPRAQDHAAASVAPLLKRSDGRIPWELTAGQIYNRIRGLAPWPGAFSTFRGQRCHIWGQPVDGTTLAHPGRILHSGSEVEVACGSGTLLRLDGVKLEGRKRVSAQEFANGARLGEGEGFEADA, via the coding sequence ATGCGCATCGTCTTCTGCGGCACGCCGGACTTCGCCGTTCCCACCCTGCAGCATCTTCTAGCCAGCAAAGAGTTCCAAATCGCAGCGGTGCTCTCGCAGCCGGACCGCCCGCGGGGGCGCGGGCAGGAGATCTCCGCGCCGGCGGTCAAGCAGGCTGCGCTGGCCGCGGGGATTCCAGTGCACCAGCCGGCGAAAATCCGCAGCGAGGATGCGCTGGCTCTGCTCAAGCGGCTTGCGCCCGACGCCGTGGTGATCATCGCCTACGGGCAGATCATTCCCGCGGCGCTGCTGGCGATCCCGCGTCTGGGCTGGATCAATCTGCACGCGTCGCTGTTGCCGAAATACCGCGGCGCAGCGCCCATCAACTGGGCCATCGTGAACGGCGAGACGCGCACGGGGCTGACCACCATGCGCATCGACGCAGGCATGGATACCGGGGAGATCCTGCTGCAGCAGACGCTGGAGATCGGAGCGGAAGAAACCGCTCCGGAACTGGCGGCGCGCATGGCCCAGGCCGGCGCACCGCTCATGGCCGAGACACTGCGCGGTCTGCGCGACGCCCGGATCACGCCGCGCGCGCAGGACCACGCCGCAGCCAGCGTCGCGCCCCTTCTCAAACGCAGCGACGGGCGCATCCCATGGGAGTTGACCGCCGGGCAGATTTACAATCGAATCCGCGGGCTGGCTCCGTGGCCGGGGGCGTTCAGCACGTTTCGCGGGCAGCGCTGCCACATCTGGGGCCAACCCGTGGACGGGACAACGCTGGCGCATCCCGGACGCATCTTGCATAGCGGAAGCGAAGTGGAGGTAGCCTGCGGCTCCGGGACACTTCTGCGGCTGGATGGCGTCAAATTAGAGGGACGCAAGCGTGTCTCCGCGCAGGAGTTCGCCAACGGTGCGCGACTCGGCGAGGGTGAGGGCTTTGAGGCGGATGCCTGA